AAATACATCCAGATTGATTTACTTCACTTTCATGTCAGGATACACGGTCAGGGCGAGCCAGTTTTAGCCTTACATGGTTTTAGCCAGTCTGCTGCGACTTGGGAAAATTTAGATATACCTGGCTACCAAATCTTTGCTTTAGATCTTGTGGGACATGGAAAGTCTAGCAAACCGGAACAACTTGAGCCTTACACTTTGGAAAGCATTTGTGAACAGCTTAGGCAAATCATACAAAGCCTCTTTCAAGAAAAAAGTTATAGCTTACTGGGTTATTCCATGGGCGGTCGGATTGCACTGCAATTTGCACTCAACTTTCCCGAGCAGCCCATCGAACAACTCATTATCGAATCCGCTGCCCCTGGCATAGCTGACATTAAACAACGTGAAAAACGTCTACAAGCTGATCTTCGCTTGGCTGAACACATCGAGAAAAATGGTGCTGTCTGGTTCGCCAATTATTGGGGGGCGCTCCCAATCTTCCAAAGTCAGCAAAACCTTCCTCAGGAAGAGCAACATAAAATCTGGTCCAGCCGCGCACAAAATGCGCCTCATGCTCTGGCCCAAACTTTACGTGCTACAGGGCAAGGAAAGCTTCCAGACATCTCAGAGAAACTCCAAGATTTAAAGCTGCCACTCCTTTATATCACGGGTGCTCTGGATCAAAAATATAAACAAATTGCTGAACAAATCGGTACTTATTCAAAATCG
This window of the Lactococcus garvieae subsp. garvieae genome carries:
- the menH gene encoding 2-succinyl-6-hydroxy-2,4-cyclohexadiene-1-carboxylate synthase, with amino-acid sequence MLFEDKYIQIDLLHFHVRIHGQGEPVLALHGFSQSAATWENLDIPGYQIFALDLVGHGKSSKPEQLEPYTLESICEQLRQIIQSLFQEKSYSLLGYSMGGRIALQFALNFPEQPIEQLIIESAAPGIADIKQREKRLQADLRLAEHIEKNGAVWFANYWGALPIFQSQQNLPQEEQHKIWSSRAQNAPHALAQTLRATGQGKLPDISEKLQDLKLPLLYITGALDQKYKQIAEQIGTYSKSQSLIVEDAGHNVHLELPQHFNLILKTHLHDSAML